A DNA window from Camelina sativa cultivar DH55 chromosome 17, Cs, whole genome shotgun sequence contains the following coding sequences:
- the LOC109129896 gene encoding probable methyltransferase PMT24, translating to MAMGRYSRVDGKKSSGYGLTITIVLIVSLCLVGAWMFMSSWSAPTESIDFSSSETSKDVETTTKSDFKSEEVDRGSKSFSDEKNEEPEVVTESNEEKPDPEKSGEETSGEKTESVEEKKEFDDKNGDGDRKDGQGEKDTESESDEAKQKXLLQHRNWT from the coding sequence ATGGCAATGGGGAGATATTCTCGTGTAGACGGGAAGAAGTCATCGGGATATGGCTTAACCATTACCattgttttgattgtttctctttgtttggtTGGTGCTTGGATGTTCATGTCTTCATGGTCTGCCCCAACTGAGTCTATTGACTTCTCTTCAAGCGAGACTTCCAAAGATGTAGAAACCACTACTAAGAGTGATTTCaaaagtgaagaagttgatcgAGGTTCCAAGAGTTTTTCGGATGAAAAGAACGAGGAACCTGAGGTCGTCACGGAGAGCAACGAAGAGAAGCCTGATCCTGAGAAATCTGGTGAGGAGACCTCTGGTGAGAAAACGGAGTCAGTTGaggaaaaaaaggaatttgATGACAAAAATGGTGATGGGGATAGAAAAGATGGACAGGGTGAGAAAGATACGGAATCAGAAAGTGATGAAGCCAAGCAAAAAGANCTGCTTCAGCATAGAAATTGGACTTAA
- the LOC104757281 gene encoding probable methyltransferase PMT24 isoform X3, whose protein sequence is MAMGRYSRVDGKKSSGYGLTITIVLIVSLCLVGAWMFMSSWSAPTESIDFSSSETSKDVETTTKSDFKSEEVDRGSKSFSDEKNEEPEVVTESNEEKPDPEKSGEETSGEKTESVEEKKEFDDKNGDGDRKDGQGEKDTESESDEAKQKEKTQLEESSEENKSGESNNGTEESAGESEENTEKKSEGETEENTEKSKDVFPAGDQAEITKESSTGSGAWSTQLVESQNEKKAQVSSIKWKVCNVTAGPDYIPCLDNWQAIRKLHSTKHYEHRERHCPEESPRCLVALPEGYKRSIKWPKSREKIWYTNIPHTKLAEVKGHQNWVKMSGEYLTFPGGGTQFKNGALHYIDFLQESYPDIAWGNRTRVILDVGCGVASFGGYLFDRDVLALSFAPKDEHEAQVQFALERGIPAMSNVMGTTRLPFPGSVFDLIHCARCRVPWHIEGGKLLLELNRALRPGGFFVWSATPVYRKTEEDVGIWKAMSKLTKAMCWKLMTIKKDELNEVGAAIYQKPMSNKCYNERSQNEPPLCKDSDDQNAAWNVPLEACMHKVTEDSSKRGAVWPESWPERVETVPQWLDSQKGVYGKPAQEDFTADHERWKTIVSKSYLNGMGIDWSYVRNVMDMRAVYGGFAAALKDLKLWVMNVVPIDSPDTLPIIYERGLFGIYHDWCESFSTYPRTYDLLHADHLFSSLKKRCNLVGVMAEVDRILRPEGTFIVRDDMETIGEIEKMVKSMKWNVRMTHSKDGEGLLSVQKSWWRPTEAETIQAAIA, encoded by the exons ATGGCAATGGGGAGATATTCTCGTGTAGACGGGAAGAAGTCATCGGGATATGGCTTAACCATTACCattgttttgattgtttctctttgtttggtTGGTGCTTGGATGTTCATGTCTTCATGGTCTGCCCCAACTGAGTCTATTGACTTCTCTTCAAGCGAGACTTCCAAAGATGTAGAAACCACTACTAAGAGTGATTTCaaaagtgaagaagttgatcgAGGTTCCAAGAGTTTTTCGGATGAAAAGAACGAGGAACCTGAGGTCGTCACGGAGAGCAACGAAGAGAAGCCTGATCCTGAGAAATCTGGTGAGGAGACCTCTGGTGAGAAAACGGAGTCAGTTGaggaaaaaaaggaatttgATGACAAAAATGGTGATGGGGATAGAAAAGATGGACAGGGTGAGAAAGATACGGAATCAGAAAGTGATGAAGCcaagcaaaaagagaaaacacaaCTAGAAGAGAGCTCGGAGGAAAACAAATCTGGGGAGAGTAATAATGGAACAGAAGAGAGTGCTGGTGAATCTGAAGAAAACACCGAGAAGAAGTCAGAAGGTGAAACTGAAGAGAACACTGAGAAGAGTAAGGATGTTTTCCCAGCTGGTGACCAGGCTGAAATCACAAAGGAGTCAAGCACTGGAAGTGGGGCTTGGTCAACCCAGTTGGTTGAATCGCAGAACGAGAAGAAAGCACAAGTGTCTTCAATTAAATGGAAAGTCTGCAACGTGACAGCTGGACCAGACTACATCCCTTGCCTCGACAATTGGCAAGCTATCAGAAAGCTTCATTCAACAAAGCATTATGAACATCGTGAGAGGCATTGTCCCGAGGAATCTCCACGCTGCCTTGTGGCTCTTCCCGAAGGGTATAAGCGATCCATCAAGTGGCCTAAGAGCAGAGAAAAG ATCTGGTACACCAATATCCCTCACACCAAGCTCGCAGAAGTCAAGGGACATCAAAACTGGGTGAAGATGAGTGGTGAATACTTAACATTCCCTGGTGGAGGTACTCAGTTCAAGAATGGTGCTCTTCACTACATTGATTTCCTCCAAGAG TCATATCCTGATATTGCGTGGGGAAATAGGACCCGTGTTATATTAGATGTTGGGTGTGGGGTTGCTAGCTTCGGGGGATATCTTTTTGACAGAGATGTACTTGCTTTGTCATTTGCACCCAAAGACGAACACGAGGCACAGGTGCAATTTGCTCTGGAACGTGGTATTCCTGCAATGTCAAATGTTATGGGAACCACGAGATTACCTTTTCCAGGGTCTGTTTTCGACCTTATCCATTGTGCTCGTTGTAGAGTCCCTTGGCATATCGAAG GTGGTAAACTACTTTTGGAACTGAATCGTGCGTTGAGGCCGGGAGGATTCTTTGTCTGGTCGGCGACTCCAGTCTACAGGAAGACCGAGGAAGATGTTGGCATATGGAAAG CTATGTCGAAGCTAACAAAGGCAATGTGCTGGAAACTGATGACAATTAAGAAAGATGAACTGAATGAAGTTGGTGCTGCCATTTACCAGAAGCCAATGTCGAATAAATGCTACAATGAAAGATCTCAAAATGAGCCACCTCTCTGCAAAGACTCCGATGATCAAAATGCCGCCTG GAATGTTCCACTTGAGGCATGTATGCACAAGGTAACAGAAGATTCATCAAAACGCGGAGCAGTTTGGCCTGAAAGTTGGCCTGAAAGAGTGGAGACTGTTCCTCAGTGGTTAGATTCTCAGAAAGGTGTATATGGAAAACCTGCACAAGAGGATTTCACAGCAGACCATGAACGCTGGAAGACTATTGTTTCAAAGTCATACCTCAACGGTATGGGAATTGATTGGTCTTACGTGAGAAATGTAATGGACATGAGAGCTGTCTATGGAGG TTTTGCTGCTGCATTGAAGGATCTGAAACTGTGGGTGATGAATGTAGTTCCTATCGACTCACCTGATACACTTCCGATTATATACGAACGTGGTTTGTTTGGAATCTATCATGATTGGTGTGAATCATTCAGCACTTACCCTCGGACTTACGACCTTCTCCACGCTGATCATCTTTTCTCTTCACTGAAAAAGAG GTGCAACTTGGTTGGGGTGATGGCTGAAGTAGACCGGATTCTTAGACCAGAAGGTACTTTTATAGTAAGGGATGACATGGAAACGATAGGAGAAATTGAGAAGATGGTGAAATCGATGAAATGGAATGTAAGAATGACACATTCCAAAGATGGAGAAGGATTGCTCTCTGTTCAGAAGTCATGGTGGCGTCCTACCGAGGCCGAGACAATCCAGGCGGCAATAGCTTGA
- the LOC104757281 gene encoding probable methyltransferase PMT24 isoform X2: protein MAMGRYSRVDGKKSSGYGLTITIVLIVSLCLVGAWMFMSSWSAPTESIDFSSSETSKDVETTTKSDFKSEEVDRGSKSFSDEKNEEPEVVTESNEEKPDPEKSGEETSGEKTESVEEKKEFDDKNGDGDRKDGQGEKDTESESDEAKQKEKTQLEESSEENKSGESNNGTEESAGESEENTEKKSEGETEENTEKSKDVFPAGDQAEITKESSTGSGAWSTQLVESQNEKKAQVSSIKWKVCNVTAGPDYIPCLDNWQAIRKLHSTKHYEHRERHCPEEAPRCLVALPEGYKRSIKWPKSREKIWYTNIPHTKLAEVKGHQNWVKMSGEYLTFPGGGTQFKNGALHYIDFLQESYPDIAWGNRTRVILDVGCGVASFGGYLFDRDVLALSFAPKDEHEAQVQFALERGIPAMSNVMGTTRLPFPGSVFDLIHCARCRVPWHIEGGKLLLELNRALRPGGFFVWSATPVYRKTEEDVGIWKAMSKLTKAMCWKLMTIKKDELNEVGAAIYQKPMSNKCYNERSQNEPPLCKDSDDQNAAWNVPLEACMHKVTEDSSKRGAVWPESWPERVETVPQWLDSQKGVYGKPAQEDFTADHERWKTIVSKSYLNGMGIDWSYVRNVMDMRAVYGGFAAALKDLKLWVMNVVPIDSPDTLPIIYERGLFGIYHDWCESFSTYPRTYDLLHADHLFSSLKKRCNLVGVMAEVDRILRPEGTFIVRDDMETIGEIEKMVKSMKWNVRMTHSKDGEGLLSVQKSWWRPTEAETIQAAIA from the exons ATGGCAATGGGGAGATATTCTCGTGTAGACGGGAAGAAGTCATCGGGATATGGCTTAACCATTACCattgttttgattgtttctctttgtttggtTGGTGCTTGGATGTTCATGTCTTCATGGTCTGCCCCAACTGAGTCTATTGACTTCTCTTCAAGCGAGACTTCCAAAGATGTAGAAACCACTACTAAGAGTGATTTCaaaagtgaagaagttgatcgAGGTTCCAAGAGTTTTTCGGATGAAAAGAACGAGGAACCTGAGGTCGTCACGGAGAGCAACGAAGAGAAGCCTGATCCTGAGAAATCTGGTGAGGAGACCTCTGGTGAGAAAACGGAGTCAGTTGaggaaaaaaaggaatttgATGACAAAAATGGTGATGGGGATAGAAAAGATGGACAGGGTGAGAAAGATACGGAATCAGAAAGTGATGAAGCcaagcaaaaagagaaaacacaaCTAGAAGAGAGCTCGGAGGAAAACAAATCTGGGGAGAGTAATAATGGAACAGAAGAGAGTGCTGGTGAATCTGAAGAAAACACCGAGAAGAAGTCAGAAGGTGAAACTGAAGAGAACACTGAGAAGAGTAAGGATGTTTTCCCAGCTGGTGACCAGGCTGAAATCACAAAGGAGTCAAGCACTGGAAGTGGGGCTTGGTCAACCCAGTTGGTTGAATCGCAGAACGAGAAGAAAGCACAAGTGTCTTCAATTAAATGGAAAGTCTGCAACGTGACAGCTGGACCAGACTACATCCCTTGCCTCGACAATTGGCAAGCTATCAGAAAGCTTCATTCAACAAAGCATTATGAAC ATCGTGAGAGGCATTGTCCCGAGGAAGCTCCACGCTGCCTTGTGGCTCTTCCCGAAGGGTATAAGCGATCCATCAAGTGGCCTAAGAGCAGAgaaaag ATCTGGTACACCAATATCCCTCACACCAAGCTCGCAGAAGTCAAGGGACATCAAAACTGGGTGAAGATGAGTGGTGAATACTTAACATTCCCTGGTGGAGGTACTCAGTTCAAGAATG GTGCTCTTCACTACATTGATTTCCTCCAAGAG TCATATCCTGATATTGCGTGGGGAAATAGGACCCGTGTTATATTAGATGTTGGGTGTGGGGTTGCTAGCTTCGGGGGATATCTTTTTGACAGAGATGTACTTGCTTTGTCATTTGCACCCAAAGACGAACACGAGGCACAGGTGCAATTTGCTCTGGAACGTGGTATTCCTGCAATGTCAAATGTTATGGGAACCACGAGATTACCTTTTCCAGGGTCTGTTTTCGACCTTATCCATTGTGCTCGTTGTAGAGTCCCTTGGCATATCGAAG GTGGTAAACTACTTTTGGAACTGAATCGTGCGTTGAGGCCGGGAGGATTCTTTGTCTGGTCGGCGACTCCAGTCTACAGGAAGACCGAGGAAGATGTTGGCATATGGAAAG CTATGTCGAAGCTAACAAAGGCAATGTGCTGGAAACTGATGACAATTAAGAAAGATGAACTGAATGAAGTTGGTGCTGCCATTTACCAGAAGCCAATGTCGAATAAATGCTACAATGAAAGATCTCAAAATGAGCCACCTCTCTGCAAAGACTCCGATGATCAAAATGCCGCCTG GAATGTTCCACTTGAGGCATGTATGCACAAGGTAACAGAAGATTCATCAAAACGCGGAGCAGTTTGGCCTGAAAGTTGGCCTGAAAGAGTGGAGACTGTTCCTCAGTGGTTAGATTCTCAGAAAGGTGTATATGGAAAACCTGCACAAGAGGATTTCACAGCAGACCATGAACGCTGGAAGACTATTGTTTCAAAGTCATACCTCAACGGTATGGGAATTGATTGGTCTTACGTGAGAAATGTAATGGACATGAGAGCTGTCTATGGAGG TTTTGCTGCTGCATTGAAGGATCTGAAACTGTGGGTGATGAATGTAGTTCCTATCGACTCACCTGATACACTTCCGATTATATACGAACGTGGTTTGTTTGGAATCTATCATGATTGGTGTGAATCATTCAGCACTTACCCTCGGACTTACGACCTTCTCCACGCTGATCATCTTTTCTCTTCACTGAAAAAGAG GTGCAACTTGGTTGGGGTGATGGCTGAAGTAGACCGGATTCTTAGACCAGAAGGTACTTTTATAGTAAGGGATGACATGGAAACGATAGGAGAAATTGAGAAGATGGTGAAATCGATGAAATGGAATGTAAGAATGACACATTCCAAAGATGGAGAAGGATTGCTCTCTGTTCAGAAGTCATGGTGGCGTCCTACCGAGGCCGAGACAATCCAGGCGGCAATAGCTTGA
- the LOC104757281 gene encoding probable methyltransferase PMT24 isoform X1, with amino-acid sequence MAMGRYSRVDGKKSSGYGLTITIVLIVSLCLVGAWMFMSSWSAPTESIDFSSSETSKDVETTTKSDFKSEEVDRGSKSFSDEKNEEPEVVTESNEEKPDPEKSGEETSGEKTESVEEKKEFDDKNGDGDRKDGQGEKDTESESDEAKQKEKTQLEESSEENKSGESNNGTEESAGESEENTEKKSEGETEENTEKSKDVFPAGDQAEITKESSTGSGAWSTQLVESQNEKKAQVSSIKWKVCNVTAGPDYIPCLDNWQAIRKLHSTKHYEHRERHCPEESPRCLVALPEGYKRSIKWPKSREKIWYTNIPHTKLAEVKGHQNWVKMSGEYLTFPGGGTQFKNGALHYIDFLQESYPDIAWGNRTRVILDVGCGVASFGGYLFDRDVLALSFAPKDEHEAQVQFALERGIPAMSNVMGTTRLPFPGSVFDLIHCARCRVPWHIEGGKLLLELNRALRPGGFFVWSATPVYRKTEEDVGIWKAMSKLTKAMCWKLMTIKKDELNEVGAAIYQKPMSNKCYNERSQNEPPLCKDSDDQNAAWNVPLEACMHKVTEDSSKRGAVWPESWPERVETVPQWLDSQKGVYGKPAQEDFTADHERWKTIVSKSYLNGMGIDWSYVRNVMDMRAVYGGFAAALKDLKLWVMNVVPIDSPDTLPIIYERGLFGIYHDWCESFSTYPRTYDLLHADHLFSSLKKRCNLVGVMAEVDRILRPEGTFIVRDDMETIGEIEKMVKSMKWNVRMTHSKDGEGLLSVQKSWWRPTEAETIQAAIA; translated from the exons ATGGCAATGGGGAGATATTCTCGTGTAGACGGGAAGAAGTCATCGGGATATGGCTTAACCATTACCattgttttgattgtttctctttgtttggtTGGTGCTTGGATGTTCATGTCTTCATGGTCTGCCCCAACTGAGTCTATTGACTTCTCTTCAAGCGAGACTTCCAAAGATGTAGAAACCACTACTAAGAGTGATTTCaaaagtgaagaagttgatcgAGGTTCCAAGAGTTTTTCGGATGAAAAGAACGAGGAACCTGAGGTCGTCACGGAGAGCAACGAAGAGAAGCCTGATCCTGAGAAATCTGGTGAGGAGACCTCTGGTGAGAAAACGGAGTCAGTTGaggaaaaaaaggaatttgATGACAAAAATGGTGATGGGGATAGAAAAGATGGACAGGGTGAGAAAGATACGGAATCAGAAAGTGATGAAGCcaagcaaaaagagaaaacacaaCTAGAAGAGAGCTCGGAGGAAAACAAATCTGGGGAGAGTAATAATGGAACAGAAGAGAGTGCTGGTGAATCTGAAGAAAACACCGAGAAGAAGTCAGAAGGTGAAACTGAAGAGAACACTGAGAAGAGTAAGGATGTTTTCCCAGCTGGTGACCAGGCTGAAATCACAAAGGAGTCAAGCACTGGAAGTGGGGCTTGGTCAACCCAGTTGGTTGAATCGCAGAACGAGAAGAAAGCACAAGTGTCTTCAATTAAATGGAAAGTCTGCAACGTGACAGCTGGACCAGACTACATCCCTTGCCTCGACAATTGGCAAGCTATCAGAAAGCTTCATTCAACAAAGCATTATGAACATCGTGAGAGGCATTGTCCCGAGGAATCTCCACGCTGCCTTGTGGCTCTTCCCGAAGGGTATAAGCGATCCATCAAGTGGCCTAAGAGCAGAGAAAAG ATCTGGTACACCAATATCCCTCACACCAAGCTCGCAGAAGTCAAGGGACATCAAAACTGGGTGAAGATGAGTGGTGAATACTTAAC ATTCCCTGGTGGAGGTACTCAGTTCAAGAATG GTGCTCTTCACTACATTGATTTCCTCCAAGAG TCATATCCTGATATTGCGTGGGGAAATAGGACCCGTGTTATATTAGATGTTGGGTGTGGGGTTGCTAGCTTCGGGGGATATCTTTTTGACAGAGATGTACTTGCTTTGTCATTTGCACCCAAAGACGAACACGAGGCACAGGTGCAATTTGCTCTGGAACGTGGTATTCCTGCAATGTCAAATGTTATGGGAACCACGAGATTACCTTTTCCAGGGTCTGTTTTCGACCTTATCCATTGTGCTCGTTGTAGAGTCCCTTGGCATATCGAAG GTGGTAAACTACTTTTGGAACTGAATCGTGCGTTGAGGCCGGGAGGATTCTTTGTCTGGTCGGCGACTCCAGTCTACAGGAAGACCGAGGAAGATGTTGGCATATGGAAAG CTATGTCGAAGCTAACAAAGGCAATGTGCTGGAAACTGATGACAATTAAGAAAGATGAACTGAATGAAGTTGGTGCTGCCATTTACCAGAAGCCAATGTCGAATAAATGCTACAATGAAAGATCTCAAAATGAGCCACCTCTCTGCAAAGACTCCGATGATCAAAATGCCGCCTG GAATGTTCCACTTGAGGCATGTATGCACAAGGTAACAGAAGATTCATCAAAACGCGGAGCAGTTTGGCCTGAAAGTTGGCCTGAAAGAGTGGAGACTGTTCCTCAGTGGTTAGATTCTCAGAAAGGTGTATATGGAAAACCTGCACAAGAGGATTTCACAGCAGACCATGAACGCTGGAAGACTATTGTTTCAAAGTCATACCTCAACGGTATGGGAATTGATTGGTCTTACGTGAGAAATGTAATGGACATGAGAGCTGTCTATGGAGG TTTTGCTGCTGCATTGAAGGATCTGAAACTGTGGGTGATGAATGTAGTTCCTATCGACTCACCTGATACACTTCCGATTATATACGAACGTGGTTTGTTTGGAATCTATCATGATTGGTGTGAATCATTCAGCACTTACCCTCGGACTTACGACCTTCTCCACGCTGATCATCTTTTCTCTTCACTGAAAAAGAG GTGCAACTTGGTTGGGGTGATGGCTGAAGTAGACCGGATTCTTAGACCAGAAGGTACTTTTATAGTAAGGGATGACATGGAAACGATAGGAGAAATTGAGAAGATGGTGAAATCGATGAAATGGAATGTAAGAATGACACATTCCAAAGATGGAGAAGGATTGCTCTCTGTTCAGAAGTCATGGTGGCGTCCTACCGAGGCCGAGACAATCCAGGCGGCAATAGCTTGA
- the LOC109130065 gene encoding auxin-responsive protein SAUR61-like, protein MMNAKKLLKMAEKWQQRTALSRKRISFQRSTSITTSRSTAAEKGCFVVYTSDKIRFAFPISYLSNSVFQELLKISEEEFGLSTGGPITLPFD, encoded by the coding sequence ATGATGAACGCAAAGAAGCTCTTGAAGATGGCAGAGAAATGGCAACAGAGAACAGCTTTAAGCAGGAAAAGAATCTCATTTCAGAGATCAACTTCTATTACAACTAGCAGATCAACCGCTGCAGAGAAAGGCTGTTTTGTGGTTTACACATCCGATAAAATCCGCTTTGCGTTTCCAATAAGTTACCTGAGCAACTCTGTTTTCCAAGAGCTCTTGAAGATATCTGAAGAAGAGTTTGGTCTCTCCACCGGTGGACCAATCACCTTGCCATTCGATTAG
- the LOC104757284 gene encoding auxin-responsive protein SAUR67-like, with translation MMMNAKKLLKMAKKWQQRAALSRKRISFQRANTTSNSTAVEKGCFVAYTADKARFVFPISYLSNSVFQELLKISEEEFGLSTSGPITLPFDAVFLKYLIKLIKRRMDGDTEKALLMSISSARCSLPCSFQQQEQLLVF, from the coding sequence ATGATGATGAACGCAAAGAAGCTTTTGAAGATGGCAAAGAAATGGCAACAGAGAGCAGCCTTAAGCAGGAAAAGAATCTCATTTCAGAGAGCAAATACTACTAGCAACTCAACTGCTGTAGAGAAGGGCTGTTTTGTGGCTTACACTGCAGATAAAGCACGCTTTGTTTTCCCAATAAGTTACCTTAGCAACTCTGTTTTTCAAGAACTCTTGAAGATCTCTGAAGAAGAGTTTGGCCTCTCTACCAGTGGACCAATCACGTTGCCGTTCGATGCGGTTTTCTTAAAGTATCTAATCAAATTGATCAAACGACGAATGGATGGAGATACGGAAAAGGCTCTGTTAATGTCAATCTCTAGTGCTAGATGTTCCTTACCATGCTCttttcaacaacaagaacaattgCTTGTATTTTAG
- the LOC104759500 gene encoding uncharacterized protein LOC104759500: MASDTSSTSVESSPVFNISEPAKTLISLNMANITKLTPNNFITWRLQVQSLLEAHDLHVFITNEDNTPAATITTATAENQPNPHLAAWKRQDKLLFSAVLGSLSLSVQPIVARTTTTRDLWQTLSSTYGKSSRGHIRQIKDQLKDVSKGNNSIHDYMRDIINKSDKLALLDAPLPHEDLLDYITSGLGEEYRAVVEMVQGHDTPISIPELHEKLINRENALKVSGKTEFSAPVTANATQFSSRQSNSSLRGGYNPSRGGFRPSRPYLGKCQICGVQGHGARRCPQYSAPSSTPSFSPHYSAPYRFPAPWAAPHLPLPTPQWQQQPQAHHTTSSPHPDLSPWLLDSAASHHIASDLSNLSLHAPYTGGENVMVGNGSNLPITHSGFISLPSYSRNLKLNNVLCVPAMKKNLISANKLCQNNNVMIQLCPFTFQA; this comes from the coding sequence ATGGCATCCGACACCTCCTCTACCTCTGTTGAATCCTCCCCTGTTTTCAACATCTCTGAACCGGCAAAAACATTGATCTCCCTCAACATGGCCAACATCACCAAACTCACGCCAAACAACTTCATCACTTGGCGTCTGCAAGTTCAATCTCTTCTTGAGGCTCATGATCTTCATGTCTTCATCACCAATGAAGACAACACGCCTGCTGCAACAATCACCACTGCTACCGCTGAAAACCAACCAAATCCACATCTTGCAGCCTGGAAACGTCAAGACAAGCTCCTTTTCAGTGCTGTTCTAggttctctctccctctccgtCCAACCGATTGTTGCTCGTACTACAACAACACGGGATCTCTGGCAAACCCTCTCTAGCACTTACGGGAAATCCTCTCGTGGCCACATCCGACAAATCAAGGACCAACTCAAGGATGTTTCTAAAGGAAACAATTCAATTCATGACTATATGCGAGACATCATCAACAAGTCTGACAAACTTGCTCTCCTTGATGCTCCCCTTCCCCATGAAGATCTCCTTGACTACATAACATCTGGTCTCGGAGAAGAATACAGAGCAGTTGTCGAGATGGTTCAAGGTCATGATACGCCGATCTCAATCCCTGAACTTCATGAAAAACTTATCAACAGGGAGAATGCACTCAAGGTCTCTGGAAAAACAGAGTTCTCTGCTCCGGTGACTGCGAATGCCACTCAGTTCTCCTCTCGACAGTCTAATTCATCTTTGCGTGGTGGCTACAACCCTTCACGTGGTGGTTTCCGTCCATCTCGCCCGTACCTTGGGAAATGTCAAATCTGTGGAGTTCAAGGACATGGTGCTCGCAGATGTCCACAGTACAGCGCACCATCATCGACTCCTTCTTTCTCACCACACTACTCTGCTCCATATCGTTTTCCTGCACCTTGGGCTGCACCTCACCTGCCGCTTCCCACGCCTCAATGGCAACAACAACCTCAGGCTCATCACACGACAAGCTCACCTCACCCCGACCTCTCTCCGTGGCTTCTTGATAGTGCTGCGTCACACCACATTGCGAGTGATctctccaatctctctctccATGCTCCGTACACTGGTGGAGAAAACGTTATGGTTGGGAATGGATCGAATCTCCCCATAACTCACTCTGGTTTCATCTCCCTTCCCTCTTATTCCCGGAACCTTAAGCTTAACAATGTTTTATGTGTTCctgcaatgaagaaaaatttgATCTCTGCCAACAAGCTTTGTCAAAATAACAATGTAATGATTCAACTGTGTCCCTTTACTTTTCAGGCGTAG
- the LOC104757285 gene encoding auxin-responsive protein SAUR63-like, whose product MMMITRKLIKMAKKWQQRAAFNRKRISLQRSSATTSSSTVVEKGCFVVYTADKIRFAFPISYLSNSIVQELLRISEEEFGLPTDGPITLPFDSVFLEYLIKLIQRCQSLHGDTEKALLMSISNARCSLQPQEQQSIPIQQLLVF is encoded by the coding sequence atgatgatgatcacaAGGAAGCTAATCAAGATGGCAAAGAAATGGCAACAGAGAGCAGCCTTCAACAGGAAAAGAATCTCGCTTCAGAGGTCAAGTGCTACTACTAGTAGCTCAACAGTTGTAGAGAAGGGTTGTTTTGTGGTTTACACGGCAGATAAAATCCGCTTTGCTTTTCCTATAAGTTACCTGAGCAACTCTATTGTCCAAGAGCTCTTGAGAATATCTGAAGAAGAGTTTGGTCTGCCGACGGACGGACCAATCACATTGCCATTTGATTCGGTTTTCTTGGAGTATCTCATTAAACTGATCCAAAGATGTCAATCTTTGCATGGAGATACAGAAAAGGCTCTGTTAATGTCAATCTCTAATGCTAGATGCTCTTTGCAACCACAAGAACAACAAAGTATTCCTATTCAACAATTGCTTGTATTTTAG